One segment of Gemmatimonadaceae bacterium DNA contains the following:
- a CDS encoding type II CAAX endopeptidase family protein, protein MTLLAYFLLTFVVSWTAWFAAATLAAPGNTGFFGVRGPVFLFGVFAPALVALALTAHDGGRAGVGRLLAGIGRWRVGAWWYLFAIGYFAVIKLGAALIHRIATNAWPPFGDIPWALLPGAIIVSTLVQAGEEVGWRGYALPRLAGQLGAGGASILLGGVWALWHLPLFFLPDSGSTGQSFPLYLLHVTALSVAMAWLYWKTGGSLLLVMLMHASVNNTTGIVPAAVAGATAPLAFRGSLVAWAVVALSWAVAIPLLAQMRGADMSGMLSSDPRAAHFGEPVHERRTG, encoded by the coding sequence ATGACGCTGCTCGCGTATTTCCTGCTCACCTTCGTCGTCAGTTGGACGGCGTGGTTCGCAGCGGCGACGCTGGCGGCGCCCGGGAACACCGGGTTCTTCGGTGTACGCGGCCCGGTGTTCCTATTCGGCGTCTTCGCGCCGGCGCTCGTCGCGCTCGCGCTCACGGCGCACGACGGGGGACGCGCCGGCGTGGGGAGACTGCTCGCGGGGATCGGCCGATGGCGGGTGGGAGCGTGGTGGTACCTCTTTGCCATCGGCTATTTCGCGGTCATCAAACTGGGTGCCGCGCTGATACACCGGATCGCCACGAACGCGTGGCCGCCCTTCGGCGACATCCCGTGGGCGCTGTTGCCCGGCGCGATCATCGTGTCAACCTTGGTGCAGGCCGGGGAGGAGGTCGGGTGGCGGGGGTACGCGCTGCCGCGCCTCGCGGGACAGTTGGGTGCTGGCGGAGCCAGCATCCTGCTCGGCGGCGTGTGGGCCCTGTGGCACCTCCCGCTCTTCTTCCTGCCGGATTCCGGGAGCACCGGCCAGTCTTTCCCCCTTTACCTGCTCCACGTGACGGCGCTGTCGGTCGCGATGGCCTGGCTGTACTGGAAGACCGGGGGCAGTCTGCTGCTCGTGATGCTGATGCACGCCTCGGTGAACAACACGACCGGCATCGTGCCCGCGGCGGTGGCCGGCGCGACAGCGCCGCTCGCGTTCCGCGGCTCACTGGTGGCCTGGGCGGTGGTCGCACTGTCATGGGCAGTAGCCATACCGCTCCTGGCCCAAATGCGCGGGGCGGACATGAGTGGGATGCTTAGCTCAGATCCACGCGCTGCGCACTTCGGGGAGCCGGTGCACGAGCGGCGGACCGGATAG
- a CDS encoding 4Fe-4S dicluster domain-containing protein, which produces MRSGAEIPPEAETTGVELSRRDLIRAAALTAVGAVAGVGTVAVSRSSDGGPSPRGADSVRRLPVLETVPNDAGADPLIRMQAELRLAMAKPIEERRWSMVIDTRKCVGCHACTVACIAENKLPPGVVYRPVLEEEFGVFPNVQRRFFPRPCMQCDEPPCVPVCPVSATWKRPDGITIIDYDKCIGCRYCISACPYGARTSDFGLNYTDDTPEAQPYESLPNHEYGKSWSREDHGSPVGNARKCHFCLHRLEVGLLPQCVSTCIGRATIFGDSNDPDSLVSEQLRQPNQLKLLEEKGTKPNVVYLV; this is translated from the coding sequence ATGAGAAGCGGGGCGGAGATCCCGCCTGAGGCCGAAACGACCGGCGTTGAGCTGAGTCGACGCGACTTGATCCGGGCCGCGGCGCTCACAGCCGTCGGCGCCGTGGCTGGAGTCGGAACCGTTGCCGTCAGCCGCTCGAGCGACGGCGGCCCGTCCCCGCGTGGTGCCGACTCGGTGCGCAGGCTCCCGGTCCTGGAGACGGTCCCGAACGACGCCGGTGCGGATCCCCTGATCCGCATGCAGGCCGAGTTGCGGCTCGCGATGGCCAAGCCGATCGAGGAGCGGCGCTGGTCGATGGTGATCGACACCCGCAAGTGCGTAGGCTGCCATGCCTGCACGGTGGCCTGCATCGCGGAGAACAAGCTGCCGCCCGGCGTTGTGTACCGGCCGGTGCTCGAGGAGGAGTTCGGGGTTTTTCCGAACGTGCAGCGCCGGTTCTTCCCGCGACCCTGCATGCAGTGCGACGAGCCCCCCTGCGTGCCCGTCTGCCCGGTGAGTGCCACCTGGAAGCGGCCAGACGGCATCACGATCATCGACTACGACAAGTGTATCGGCTGCCGATACTGCATCAGCGCGTGTCCCTACGGGGCGCGGACGTCGGATTTCGGCCTGAACTACACCGACGACACACCCGAAGCGCAGCCCTACGAGTCCCTGCCCAATCACGAGTACGGCAAGAGCTGGAGCCGGGAGGACCACGGTTCGCCGGTGGGGAACGCCCGCAAGTGCCACTTCTGCCTACATCGCCTCGAGGTCGGTCTGCTGCCGCAGTGCGTGAGCACGTGCATCGGACGCGCGACGATCTTCGGCGACTCGAACGACCCCGACAGTCTCGTCTCGGAGCAGCTGCGTCAGCCGAATCAGCTCAAGTTGCTCGAGGAGAAGGGGACCAAACCCAATGTGGTCTACCTGGTCTGA
- the nrfD gene encoding NrfD/PsrC family molybdoenzyme membrane anchor subunit: protein MTRTLRWLAGAWTVAFVLGLIGLGIRMFTGERLVGYGSYVPWGLWVALYFHGVGIAGGVFVVGTIGYLFRLPVLRDRLPVVLWTSAAAMITGLIAIGLDLGKPFRAPFMFLTPNFTSMMAFNSWMYMVFLATLAACFVLHRRASTAVPPTDRTGWLVPLLCFGIVLGVAFPSQSGVFFGVVEAKPFWSSALLPGLFLTSAIAGGASVLLLILTFLPSAPETPAGRTFGMLRWTIIGAVVVYFVLEFGKMSIALWSPASHAREPVELILAGPFWWVFWIVHVGGGLLALALLWQGRSRAMLGTGAFLIALTFVATRLNVLIPGQSFSELKGLAAAFSHPKLSFHYQATVTEYLVALFIGSVGVGLVYVGLRLLTGFTITHPEKAR from the coding sequence ATGACACGCACCCTTCGTTGGTTGGCCGGCGCCTGGACCGTGGCCTTCGTGCTGGGTCTGATCGGCCTCGGGATCCGGATGTTCACCGGCGAACGGCTGGTCGGATACGGCAGCTACGTCCCGTGGGGGCTCTGGGTCGCGCTCTACTTCCACGGTGTGGGGATTGCGGGCGGCGTCTTCGTGGTCGGCACGATCGGCTACTTGTTCCGATTGCCAGTACTCCGCGACCGATTGCCGGTGGTGCTCTGGACCTCGGCGGCCGCGATGATCACCGGACTGATTGCCATCGGTCTCGACCTAGGCAAGCCGTTCCGCGCTCCGTTCATGTTCCTAACGCCGAATTTCACGTCGATGATGGCCTTCAACTCCTGGATGTACATGGTGTTCCTGGCCACGCTGGCCGCATGTTTCGTGCTGCATCGGCGCGCCTCGACCGCAGTGCCGCCGACGGACCGCACCGGATGGCTGGTCCCGCTCCTGTGCTTCGGCATCGTCCTCGGCGTGGCGTTCCCGAGCCAGAGCGGCGTCTTCTTCGGCGTGGTGGAGGCGAAGCCATTCTGGAGCAGCGCGCTGCTCCCGGGCCTCTTCCTGACCAGCGCCATTGCCGGCGGTGCATCCGTGCTGCTCCTGATCCTGACCTTCCTGCCTTCGGCCCCCGAGACGCCGGCGGGACGCACGTTCGGAATGCTGCGCTGGACCATCATCGGAGCGGTGGTCGTGTACTTCGTGCTCGAGTTCGGGAAGATGAGCATCGCGTTGTGGTCGCCCGCGTCGCACGCGCGTGAACCGGTCGAACTGATCCTCGCGGGACCCTTCTGGTGGGTGTTCTGGATCGTGCACGTCGGGGGTGGGCTGCTCGCCCTGGCGTTGCTCTGGCAGGGGCGCTCGCGCGCGATGCTCGGTACCGGCGCGTTCCTGATCGCCCTCACGTTCGTCGCGACTCGGCTCAACGTGCTGATCCCCGGACAGTCGTTTTCGGAGTTGAAGGGCCTCGCCGCGGCTTTCAGTCATCCGAAGCTCTCGTTCCATTATCAGGCCACGGTGACGGAGTATCTCGTGGCCCTCTTCATCGGCAGCGTCGGCGTGGGCCTCGTGTACGTGGGGCTGCGCCTGCTCACCGGATTCACCATCACGCACCCAGAGAAGGCTCGATGA